From the Drosophila simulans strain w501 chromosome 2L, Prin_Dsim_3.1, whole genome shotgun sequence genome, the window CAGAATTATGTTATAATACTTATAAGTGGTAAGGTTGAAAAGTGTGTTCGGTTTGCATCCCAGGagaaaacaatatataaaacacTTTTATCCCACTTGCCAAACAGTCGGCGGATAAGGAGGAGGTGGTAACCATGCGGCACAAGTCGCTCCACCGCCGACACCAGAGCATGGGAAATGCCAGTTACTCCTTGGATGAAGCCAGCCAGTCGCAGCGCAAGCGGTTGTCCAGCAACTTATCCGGAGCTCGGGACGAGGCCGCTCTGCGATCCGCACAGAGACCACATAGCTGGGGACCCGTGGGTACGAGCTCCTATATGGAGTCGCTGATGTGCGCCTTCTACGAGCCTGCTCTGCTGCATGGACCATGTATTGGATGAATCATTACTCTCAAATTCTAATGATAATTTTGCTCAATTTTAACGAAACTCTGTACAAAAAAAACCATTTGTTCAATGTGCGTGATCTTTAATCTTCAATAAAACCGATTGGGGTCCTGTGTAGCAGACCCCAAGAAACTGCCTCCATGAGTCTGGCCTgtaaataacactaaactagATTACTTAGCTCCCAACTACTTCCATTTGGGTTAATGGTTAAGTGCGCAATCAGAACTCCTGAGCGCTGCTACAAGTGTATTATAAATCTCTTTATCGATCTAAATGTGATTGCTAGAATCAGTTTCTTAAGCTTCAGGGGGTTCACTTGTGTTGTAAATTAAGATTTTTGATCTGCATGGATGAAACTCTTCCAAATTTTTCTCAATgctttttataatataatactttttctaaatatttattttatttcctttgaAACGGATATGGAATCTGGTTATATATTTCCACTGTCTATAAGCATATTGAATGCCTTGGATATCGGTTcagaaatatacaatttacaaCATTTGAAGCATCGGCTAGCCGTTGTTAGATTATGTTCCATCTTGATTTCAATTACAGCCAAATGTCTAAATTCTGTTCGTTTTTCaacgttttatttttgattattttttacttgattattttttagaaCATGGTTATCCACTTCCTGCACCAACAGTACGCAGAAGgaaggaaattaaattacatcCACATGgtaaagtttttgtttgttgtgccTCATTTGTTCGCTATCTAAGCTGCCCCATGCCATGTATATATAATCTCTACCCGATTAACTGCATGAAATTCTGTGTGCGCTGCTCTGTAAATTGAATGCATAAAGAAAAGCCTACTACTACTCCTAGCAACTATTTACTAATACCTATCTGAATGTTGTTAAACACCATAATAACTGCAACACTTCGTTGGAGCCGTGTGTAATAATGTTGTTTTCGATGTTCCCTGCAGCTACCCGTGCTGGTGACTACTACATGTTCGAGGAGATGGACGATAAGTTTGAGCTCGACTTGATACACGACGAGATCGACTTCCTCGAGGAGGAGAACATCACCGAGAGCGAGATGAAGATGCAGCGACGCAAGACCCTCTACGATGTGAGTTTCCGCATATTTCTAGTTGGGATTCCTTTGAGTTTAGGCCATGCTGCATGCCATACTTGCCCGCATGACTTTCGAACCGTACTTAAATTCTTGTAAATTCCAaccccccccaaaaaaaaaaaacaaaaatcaaaatcaaatattgcCCCGACTTGTGATCGAAGGTGTGGAAGGATCTGAATGATGCCGAGTATCGTCGCCACTTCTATATGCGCGAGCGTTCCTACGCCTCAGAGCCCGGCTCTCGCATTCTCCTGAAGTTGGACGACGAGAAGGAGAAGATTGGGCCCGATCTTGGCCTGACCAGCGACCACGATGAGGACGACGATACCATTGAGTGCGACCTGGGCATGCGCACCTCGACGCTGTCCGAACCGCTCGACTTTGGTCGTCGCAGCCAGACGCTGCTCGAGGTTGTGAGTCTATGGAGCAGAGCTAACTGCATATCTTGTCTTTAATTGGCGCACCTCCCGTTGATTTCACATATTTTGCTCACGAGCTCAAGTTTTTCAACTGCGCCCGCAATATCAAGCTGCCGACCAGCAGTTGGGCGCACTCACCTTAAAATACtgtacaaaaaaacaaaaacatataaaaactACAAACGATTTCTTGTATCTGCATATTGTATAAGCTTGGTTTTTCGTTAATATCGTGTAAATGTCTTTCTTACAGCTATTACCAGCCAGTGGTCTAACAcgctatatttatttgaaccCACAGAAGTCGAAGGATGCCCCACCAGGCGAGTTTCCTTCCACCAGCAAGGGTATTTCCAAGGAGCGCGATGCGGCGACGGCTTCCAGTTCGGCTAGTCCAGCGCCCACTAGGGATGTGGGTGATCTGCCCGTGATTCCCCCACCCTCGACTGGCCTGGGACGTGAGCAAACCTCCAAGGAGACCTCCGATAGCAAGTCGAAAATGGAAGTGGACAGCGGAGAGGTGACGGCCAAGGATTCGGATGAGGACTTTGATACCAATCCCATTATCAGACTGCTCGAGGGCTTCTTGGTCACGCTGACCATAAGACTGAACCGCTTCTCGCGCAACTATCGCTTTGTGAATCGCATCCTGGCCGGCGAAAAGAAGACCCTGAAGGTGGGTTAAGTCTATCCTATCTGTCCAGTATGGTGACTAAAATTCCGATTTTGCTTCCCTTTACAGGAGTCCAGTTCGTTGAACCGCCTGGGGCTGTCCAGTGCCGCTGCCATGTTCCACTTCCTCAAGTCCAATCTCGAGAGGTATTTAGAAAGCGATTCTGGAATCCAGCTCCAGTGTGCGCCGCTTGCgttaaaattttgaattaagttttgatttttggaaACTGGAAACCCCCGAACGTCGTAGAGTAGCGTGTTCTGGTCGCGTTACGAACCGTTCAATTTCTTTGTACTTAAGTTTGTTAATAGTTATGTTCGgtttttattcaattatttatttcgtattctttttcttcttattttatttgcatatccGTTTTACTTTTGTGTTCCGTGTGTTTGAAACTCTGTACCTGCTTCCACAACATACTACTACTCTCGAAACCAACGACACACCTGCCAAAATGTTTCACCACCTCACCTCCATCATTTGTGCCaccatgttgttgttgatacCCGATCGATCgattgatgttgctgttgctgctgttgcgatgAAGCGATGAAAGTGACCCGCCCGCCTCCTCATCCACCCCGCGGCGGGTGGTGATCGCACCACCGAATGCCACCGAGCACTCAGACCCCACCAGCACCACACTGAACACGAACACGACAACCACACCGCTATCACCACCAGAACCACTGCAACCAACTACAACCAGTAcaccacagcaacagcatcagcataTTCGCGCTGCCGAAGAAATCATCGAACTGCCTGTAGATACCGTGGATGGAGTCGCCCATAGGTAACACAAAACCTCACGAAAATCGTTGTTTTAAATGCGGGGATTCCAAAAGCGTTATGATCATATCTTCTATTCTACTAGACCAGTTgcaaaattcgatttttcaagtaaaatgcaaatacttAGCTTAATAATACGACTCAAAcacaatcaaaatgaaattagcaAATATACTTAATCAATCTTCAGTTTTTCTGAATCCAATCCGCACATTTTGTTTCACCCGCACTtacatgttcttttcgaaattagaaaataatgaatTGTACCTCATTTCATTAGAGTAGAGATTAATTCCATGTGATTATGTATATGTCAAAGACGAAATTTCCAGAATGAACAAAAACAGATCCttactaatttatttttcttacattttacatttttctgcGCGCATTTCGATCATCCGaatcaatttttgttttgttagaaaacaatcaatcaattcaTCGCCGCCAGCCAAGGGGTAAGTAGATCGAACCATACTACCAATCTATATCTAAATCGAGATCAGTAAAAACTCAACTAACCACACATCAAAGTGTCTGCTCTCTAAGACTCTACCAAGATCTCCGAATACTTGAGCAATTTtctctatatctatatacatatatgtgatCGTCATCTAAACTGCATTGTGACacctattttccatttcactcCATTCTCCATTTCTGTTGCCCCCATCCATGCGCTGTatcaaatatgtataaatcGTATATATAGCACGATGCTCAGTCGAAAATCGGATTGTGGCCTGCCTGAGATCCGTATTAAAGCGCCATCTGTCGAGCGCGGTGCACACTATTACCATAATCACCACAGCGGCGGTGGCTCAGGATCCTTGAGCAAACACTGGTCCTACGAGCAGGTGGACAGGTACTGGTCCCGCCCACTAACTATGCGTATAGCCCACTTACCCCCTAGCCTATTGATGTGCCTATTCATGTGTTGGTGTCTTTCGGTTTGTGCTCGTAACGCTCTATAACTCTCTCTTCACAGGCGGGTCGATTTTACGAGAACTTAAAACCAGGGTTTACAAGCTAACAAAGCTTTTGATAAAAAGTAACCAGTTCTTACTAATTTTTGATTAAAGTAAAGTTAAAAAGATATATGAATTAGAATATGCTCAGcgtgcaataaaatataaatttaaatatatatcaatattttacaaatagaAATCTATTTTACAATTAAAGGTAAAACTACAAATGAAGTCTAACATTCCAGTGCAGTATAAATCGACCCACCCAACTCTATATCTTCATATCTATCTTTTAAGCTCATGCCCATCCTCATGACCATGATCATCGCCCAGACCCATGACTACTTTAAAATCTATCACGACTCTGTCTCTTCCCTCTGTATCTTTTGGTAACTGTAACTGCATCTAtttctgtatttgtatctgtatctctgccTCTCCACTAAGTTGTATTCGCTGCTATGATTTAAATCTATCTCTATGCGTTCTTTGCTAGTATGTACCGTTGTCTGGCTTCGATTTATCCTagtttaaaacaatttttgtgttCCACCCGAGTTCCACACGATGCACTCGCATGTAGACTGTGGAGCATGCAGCGCACACATTTCAATAAAGAAAAACGGCACCCAGCATGTGAAGTTGATAGATTCCACGAATGTGCATAGGGATTATCATCCATTAACTAATATTGTTCCGACGATCTTCCAGCGCGGGCGAATTCAATCTGGAGGAGGAGAACTTCGCCCAGAGAGATCATCATATCATTGTAGAGGTGCTGATCTCCTCGTGGTATGCCCTGTTGGCCAACACGGATCTCATCTGCTACATTGTGGTGTTCATCAATCAGGTAAGAAATTGAATTCATATGCCCTgcgaatttatttcatattaatcattttcatttctagGTCGTCAATGCCAGTCTCATTTCGCTGCCGTTGCCCATTATGGTCTTTTTGTGGGGTACACTGTCTCTGCCGCGTCCCACTAAAACCTTCTGGGTCACGCTGATTGCCTACACCCAGGCCATCGTCCTGATCAAGTGCATCTTCCAGTTTAAGCTGATCTGGTCCAATTACCACCAACTGCCCAATCAGCCGCTGACACCTGCCAAAATATTCGGCGTTGAGAACAAGGCCCACTATGCGATTTACGACCTGATCCTATTGCTGGTTCTATTCCTGCATCGCTATCTGCTTAAATCACAAGGCCTGTGGAAATCGGGCTACAAGGACACGGATAACCAGTTTACCAAGCCCACCGCTAGCATGTAAGTTGTAGAATATCTTCAAAAACAGACCACTTTATTTAACCTTTGCTCTTATTTTAGTGATGAACGCGACGATAGCGACAACCTGTCCCAACCGGACTCCCGCCAGCTAAACGATGACGCTGCTCAGAAGCTGAGTCTTCAAGTGAGCCAGGCTTCCTTGCCAGGATCGCCAGACTTCAGCAAGACGGGCATTAATCAGCTAGAGTAAGTAGAGGAGTGACGAACAAAAAAAttcttaataaaaataatcgtTTTTATTTCAGGCGCACCAAGTACACTTCATCGCTGTACAAATTCTTCTTCAGTTTGGTCCACAAATCCCGTCTAGCCACAGATGTTTATGCTCTGATGTTCCTCTGCGATTTTGTGAACTTCTTTGTGCTTCTTTTTGGCTTCACTGCATTTGGAGTGagttaaatttatataatttataaacttcCAGAGATTATAATCATTATATTTTCTGCTTTTAGACTCAGCAAACGGAAAGTGATGAAGGTGTTCAGACATATCTTGCGGAGAACAAAGTGCCCATACCATTCCTGATTATGCTACTGGTTCAGTTCCTGCTCATCGTCATTGATCGCGCTTTGTATCTGCGCAAAGCTCTGGTGAACAAGATCATCTTCCACTTCTTCTCGGTTATCGGTATACACATCTGGATGTTCTTCGTTGTGCCTGCAGTTACAGAGCGCACATTCAACTCCCTCGCACCTCCAATAATATTCTACGTTATCAAGTGCTTTTACATGCTGCTCAGCTCTTATCAAATCAAATCTGGTTACCCCAAGCGCATTCTGGGAAACTTCTTCACCAAGGGATTCTCGATGGTCAATATGATTGCCTTCAAGGTGTACATGCAGATTCCATTCCTGTACGAGCTGCGAACCATATTAGATTGGGTGTGCATTGACAGCACCATGACCATTTTCGACTGGCTGAAGATGGAGGACATTTTCTCGAATATATATCTTATCCGCTGCACCCGGCAGTCAGAGACTGATTTTCCGGCCATGAGAGCTCAGAAGAAGGCCTCACTTTCCAAGCTGATAATGGGTGGCACCGTCGTCCTGCTGATAGTGATTTGCATTTGGGGACCACTGTGTCTGTTTGCTCTTGGCAACGCGGTGGGCACCTCGAATGTGCCCTTCCATGTGTCGCTATCAATACGAATTGGACCCTATGATCCCATCTACACAACGAACAACTACGACAGTATCTTCGAGATCAATCCTGAGATGTACTCTCAGATGACTAACGCATACATAAAGGAGAAACAGGCTTTGACGTTTATTGCTGGCTATGATGCAACGGATGTAGCGGCGGTTAGACTAGCTGGCAACTCGCCTTCTCTGTGGAACATAGCACCGCCGGATAGGCAGCGACTACTAAATGATTTGAGAAACAGTATGATATTGTTATTCGATTACCTAATATTCAAGTATCATTGATGAGCCTCCTTTTAATTTCAGATCACACACTGAAGGCCCGGTTTTCCTATTCCCTCACCCGAAAGGCTCCTGCGAAGGGGCTAAAGGAAAATGTGGGCGACGAGCATGCCATATCGCTGGACGAGTCTTTTGAGGGACGAGCAGCACTCATTCATATGCTTAGCGAAACCCACGATGTGGAGCCAATTCACAGCAATGGCACCACAAATGGTACCACTCCGGAAGTTGAAGAAGTGGTGGTGATACCCGGTATGATACCCAAGTTTATCAAGGTTCTCAATTCGGGCGACGCTGCGGTGGTAAGTGTTTTGAGCCCAAAACACTACGACTACCGACCGTTGGTTATCAAAATGCATCGAGATAACGAGACCAATGGGTTATGGTGGGAGATTCGGGACTATTGCAACGACACCTTCTACAACGAAACTCTATCGAAGTTTGCATACAGCAACTGCACTTCGGGAATTGTGATGTACACGTTCAACGATAAAAAGTTCCCATCCACGTTCAGCTTCCTCACAGCGGGAGGGTAAGTGGGCAAATAAATCCTTAAAAattcatatataaattattccATTTACTCCTGTAGCATCATTGGTCTGTACACCACCTTTGTGTTATTGGCCTCGCGCTTTATGAAGTCCTTCATTGGCGGACAAAACAGAAAGATTATGTTTGAGGATCTGCCCTATGTTGATAGAGTGCTGCAACTTTGTCTGGACATTTATCTGGTAAATCaaacaatatttgttttgagCCCTCGATGACCTCTTTGCGTTTTCCAGGTACGGGAGGCATTGGAATTCGCTTTGGAAGAGGACCTGTTTGCCAAATTACTCTTCCTATACCGATCGCCCGAAACGCTAATTAAGTGGACCCGTCCCAAGGAGGAGTACGTGGACGATGATGGCGACACCGACTCGATTCCCAGTCGAATGAGCGTGCGCCGGCcggagcaactgcagccacAGCAACCGCAATAACATAGGCCTAATCCAATCGCTTTACTAAAGTAGAGTTTGTTTACGTATTTAGTACGTATTGCGTTATCGTAGGTTTCATAGtcttttttaaaagtttttataaggAGAAAGAGAACACAAATCGAAACACAAAAGTACGCATCACCCATTTATACAGTCCTTCGATTTTTTGTCAAAAGTACTGCCCATGTGTAAAACTGTGTATTTAGTAACTAAGCGAAAAGTGTTGATGTTTGTTAATAcgaataattgcaaataatagTGAATTGTAATTGCCTAATCaaggaaataatttatttaagttacTTCTAAATAAGTGTAAAAATTGAAGATTAAGTGCGaaaatactaataataatgatGAAAACTCATATTCAGGGAATTTAGCATTTTACAGAAACCGTAAATATAATAACTAACCTAAAGCATCCGAGTTATTAGGTAAAAATAGcgattaaataataaatgttttatatttatacaacaaaaacaatatcaTGTAAAATTAGCCATTGCTTCGATTCGCATACGTTTCTATGCTGTTTGCCTAATTGTGCCCTTTACAACTGATTAAAGATATTACGTCTATGTTATACTGTTTACTATATAACTAAATCGATACATATTGCATATATAGAGCGTTGACTTTAGTTTTAGGCATATCACTTGACATATTTTTGTATTGAATGCAAATATCATTTGCTTAAACGACTCCTTTCTAGGCAAATTCatatcaaaatgaaaaaattaaataatatacagtGCGTTGGCTTCGAATGGAAATTTCTCCCTTTTGCAATCTCTTAAAATTAGTAAACGCCAACTAGCTCGgtatgttctttttttatatagcaaaacgaaactaaaatgataattgtaaaaataatgaatttttataCTAAGAATCGAACAACTTAAAacgtaaatataaaatgtatctatttTTTTAGCGATTCATTTCCAAAACTAGCTTATTAACTGCGTGGAATACttgcgaaataaaataaagaattcaaattgattgtaataaaaattaattgtttcaGTCTTATCACATTTGAGTTTAATCGTGAATCGTGAAATTATTCCATAAAACTATACCAATCAAAAACTAAGTATATTGATTTTGGAGTATTtgtcgttttattgttttcactTAATTCTTATACAAATTTAGAGATTATCAAAAAAGATTAAAGATGGTATATCCACTCAGGGAATACGCGTGGCACAGTTTCTATAGTGGGTGAACCGCAGCTCGTTATCCTCACTCATGTCGCTCTCGCTGCTCCCTTGGCGATTGAACTTGACGACAGGATACACCTCCTCCCACTCCGATTGAGTGCGACTGAGGACACCGCGCCGTCGCGGCGTTGTGAAGGTGCTTTCTGGCTGCGATCTGGCGGTGGCAGCGGCTGGTGCCGAAGGCATTGGATTGTTCAGCATTTGGGTGACGCTTTTGGACAGTCGAATCGACTGGATGCGGTTGTATCCACTGCCCGTTGGCTTGTAGCGCTCGAGCCTTGATGTGAGGCGCGCCACTTCATTGCTCATCCACTCTGGAGCGCGCATGGTGTGGTATTCAAGTGCGACGACTGCTGGTCAAGTAAACCGAGTGAGGAATCGGCGAAGAGCTTTTATAGCCGTGGACAAGTGACATAAGTCGAGGCGAAAATCAATACGGCTTGCCTTAAGCGAGGTTAGGGCTCAGTTGCTCGGGTTTCCACCCCCAGTGTTATTGACCTATTAACTAATCAAACACTCGGCCATGTAACACCTTCGATTATTGcaacaaaatatacataacatttaatttagaaCTAGGCGAACGGCGAGGGACACACAGAGAGACAAGTTAAATAAGAATAACAGAATAAAATAGCTACAACATTCGAGCTAATGGTGGGTCAGTGCAACGAAGATATGTCAAACTGTGCTATATACATAATCTAGATCCGGATTTCCTCGGCTTAGGATACCTTACAGTTGTCGTCGTGCAAACGATCGCCATCGAGCTGAACATCCTCTTCAGTGGTGGAGAAGATGCCACCCTGCAAAACCTTGTTGACCGCGGCGCGAGCCAAATAGCCCGTAGTCTCGGAATATGGCAACGAATAGAAAGCCTTGAGATCCTCATTTTTGGTCTGCTCATGCTCTGCTTTTGGTTGATGCTGTATGTTATTGTCCTTGCAGTACATTGCGAACGCTTCCGCCAAGATGCCGTCCAAGTCTAGAGCTTGCTTAAAGTGCAGCTCGGGGTTACTGAAAGAAACAAAAGATAATCATTTGATGGATCAAATCAAACTCAAACATCCTGACtaattgtgtattttttaCCGATTAAGAATGGTGGCCACAATGCACAAAAGCTCCACGGTTATCTGACGCCTTTCCGGGCGGTCAATGCAAATCAGAGTTTCCTCGACCAGCAGATTAAAGGTCAACTCGCCGCGGCTCATGTTGGttagtgtgggcgtggctggcaaATGATGACCCTGGGTCAGAATGCCTTGTGGGGTTCGCTGAAGGATTTCCCAGATTTTGTTATAGAAATGTTTTGGCACACGGCACAAGCATCCCTCCAGTTGACGACGTTGTAGGGTAGTAAgcctaataaaaatatatttaaatgttgctCTAAGAACATATAATTGTATTACTTACTTTTCTTCTACAGCCCATTCGCTGACGGTTAAAACTTTCTGAAGAAGTATGCGGACTTGGAAGGGCGAAAGATTGTCCACATCAATGCTCTGTTGTCCTGAGATTTGTAAATAGATTCGCATGGCCTCCAGCACCCAGCCAATGCGAATTTTTAATATGCCACGGAACATGGATGGATTGGTGGCTATTAAACGGCCACAATACAGAACCACTTCCTGCTGCAACACCGCCTGGATGACGTCGTAGGGTTGGACACTCGTGTACATGACATTTTGAATTTCCGCCGGCGTCATGGGCTTGTCGAAAACCGTCTCCTTCTGGCCAATGATGCCCACTGTGAGCTCCTTGCCATTCACTAACACAGTGGTGATAAATGGACTAATGGAGTCCACAATGTGGTGAAGAAGAGAAGAGCAGTAGCGCACGGCACGCCAGTAGCGCAAGGAACCAGCGCGGTGGTATAGCTGCGTCAAGGCCGTGTTTACATTCAGACCGTTTACCTCGAAATGAGGACCCTCGCGGTTGAGAATAATACCCCACAATTGGCACAAACAGTAAATGGAATCCGTACTGCGTAGTGCGTTGATGATATCCGGCGTGGGTTTGGTATCGAAGTGctgaaaaatttataaatatgtaaattattgATCTTAAATATTGTTTCAACTAGCATACTTACCGCAACCGAAATCTTTTCCTCCACATATGTCAGAGCTTTGGGAACATCTGTTAGCGATTGGTAGCCAATGTACTCATGGTTGATCTGCGAGAACGCATTCTCGTTGTCGGTCAGATCACTTTGGTTCATAAAGTCAAGATGCTCGATGCACGAGCTGCTAATCAGATTCTGTAGACGACCAATGCGAACTTTCATGCCATCGCAGTAGCCCTTTTTTAGCATGGCCAGCAGGTCAAGCATCTCCTTGAATTGCGGATCACGCATGTGCTCCTCCCGAATAAGCAGACAAACTGTCGGTCTGCCCGACAGCCGCCAGTATTTGCCCACAAACTGTAGCTCTGTCTTGATGTCATCAATTAGTAGAGCCATGTCCCGGTAGAGATAAAAGTCGGAGACCTCAAAGATTAGTGGGTAGCAAAGGACGGTCATGCCGCAGATGCGATACACCTTGCTGGTGCCCAAAGAACCCACCGGTCTGGATGGACGACCGGACAGGCCAACCTTGTTGTTAACTCCGAGATGTTGATATACTTTAATGAGCTCTGTAGAGCTCCAGATTTGGACAGGTTCCacctaattaaaaaaaaggtttaattAGTACTTTGAAAATAAGCAATTTATGACTCGACTTACCTCGTGTGGGGTTTGTGTTTGAATGCCATAGGTGGCCATCATAGCCTGCAGTCGCATGGACTCGGCAATCAGGACAATCTGCACCACAAGATCAGTGGCTGTGCCCTGTAAGGATTACCAAGGTATTATTAGAAGATGCATTTTCTAACAATATCATATGTTAGGATGCATGAGGCCAATTCAATATTCTTGGGTTTTAATCACATGACAAGAAAATTTGGACTAGCCAGa encodes:
- the LOC6731450 gene encoding probable phosphorylase b kinase regulatory subunit beta isoform X3, encoding MRDVPKSLGLSVTTPGGSSGAPDSGRHNSLEEINLDQFLKTSNYEDTVKQLDIYYGIVKRQLLRYQSPITGLFPVMSTDQLVGSVRDSVYCASAVWSLYQAYRRIDDDRGKSYELGQSTVKCMRGILECWVKQASRVELFKQRQSNQHALHSKFQLHTGEKIYPDEFYNHLQIDCVSLYLLFLVQMITSGLQIIYTHDEVAFVQNLVYYVERAYRTPDFGMWERGSKYNNGTPEIHASSIGMAKSALEAINGCNLFGEKGASWSVVYVDIDAHNRNRSIFETMLPRESSSKGVDASLLLTLSFPAFASHEDRLVEQTKQNVVNRLRCKMGFKRFTRDGFLSKNEDKSRRYYHSGELKEFEGLECEWPLFFIAMIIDGVFKNNNEQIEEFQNDLRRCLRTDVNGDPVVTMYYAPDGDGSYMRAPSQSLFLWGQSFFIIAQLLTAGLLHINELDPIRRYLPSYNRPRRAGRYSAFQGKAIDEKHKGTATDLVVQIVLIAESMRLQAMMATYGIQTQTPHEVEPVQIWSSTELIKVYQHLGVNNKVGLSGRPSRPVGSLGTSKVYRICGMTVLCYPLIFEVSDFYLYRDMALLIDDIKTELQFVGKYWRLSGRPTVCLLIREEHMRDPQFKEMLDLLAMLKKGYCDGMKVRIGRLQNLISSSCIEHLDFMNQSDLTDNENAFSQINHEYIGYQSLTDVPKALTYVEEKISVAHFDTKPTPDIINALRSTDSIYCLCQLWGIILNREGPHFEVNGLNVNTALTQLYHRAGSLRYWRAVRYCSSLLHHIVDSISPFITTVLVNGKELTVGIIGQKETVFDKPMTPAEIQNVMYTSVQPYDVIQAVLQQEVVLYCGRLIATNPSMFRGILKIRIGWVLEAMRIYLQISGQQSIDVDNLSPFQVRILLQKVLTVSEWAVEEKLTTLQRRQLEGCLCRVPKHFYNKIWEILQRTPQGILTQGHHLPATPTLTNMSRGELTFNLLVEETLICIDRPERRQITVELLCIVATILNRNPELHFKQALDLDGILAEAFAMYCKDNNIQHQPKAEHEQTKNEDLKAFYSLPYSETTGYLARAAVNKVLQGGIFSTTEEDVQLDGDRLHDDNCKVS
- the LOC6731450 gene encoding probable phosphorylase b kinase regulatory subunit beta isoform X1 produces the protein MRDVPKSLGLSVTTPGGSSGAPDSGRHNSLEEINLDQFLKTSNYEDTVKQLDIYYGIVKRQLLRYQSPITGLFPVMSTDQLVGSVRDSVYCASAVWSLYQAYRRIDDDRGKSYELGQSTVKCMRGILECWVKQASRVELFKQRQSNQHALHSKFQLHTGEKIYPDEFYNHLQIDCVSLYLLFLVQMITSGLQIIYTHDEVAFVQNLVYYVERAYRTPDFGMWERGSKYNNGTPEIHASSIGMAKSALEAINGCNLFGEKGASWSVVYVDIDAHNRNRSIFETMLPRESSSKGVDASLLLTLSFPAFASHEDRLVEQTKQNVVNRLRCKMGFKRFTRDGFLSKNEDKSRRYYHSGELKEFEGLECEWPLFFIAMIIDGVFKNNNEQIEEFQNDLRRCLRTDVNGDPVVTMYYAPDGDGSYMRAPSQSLFLWGQSFFIIAQLLTAGLLHINELDPIRRYLPSYNRPRRAGRYSAFQGKAIDEKHKKPRIPIILDDKKGTATDLVVQIVLIAESMRLQAMMATYGIQTQTPHEVEPVQIWSSTELIKVYQHLGVNNKVGLSGRPSRPVGSLGTSKVYRICGMTVLCYPLIFEVSDFYLYRDMALLIDDIKTELQFVGKYWRLSGRPTVCLLIREEHMRDPQFKEMLDLLAMLKKGYCDGMKVRIGRLQNLISSSCIEHLDFMNQSDLTDNENAFSQINHEYIGYQSLTDVPKALTYVEEKISVAHFDTKPTPDIINALRSTDSIYCLCQLWGIILNREGPHFEVNGLNVNTALTQLYHRAGSLRYWRAVRYCSSLLHHIVDSISPFITTVLVNGKELTVGIIGQKETVFDKPMTPAEIQNVMYTSVQPYDVIQAVLQQEVVLYCGRLIATNPSMFRGILKIRIGWVLEAMRIYLQISGQQSIDVDNLSPFQVRILLQKVLTVSEWAVEEKLTTLQRRQLEGCLCRVPKHFYNKIWEILQRTPQGILTQGHHLPATPTLTNMSRGELTFNLLVEETLICIDRPERRQITVELLCIVATILNRNPELHFKQALDLDGILAEAFAMYCKDNNIQHQPKAEHEQTKNEDLKAFYSLPYSETTGYLARAAVNKVLQGGIFSTTEEDVQLDGDRLHDDNCKVS